A single Macaca mulatta isolate MMU2019108-1 chromosome 11, T2T-MMU8v2.0, whole genome shotgun sequence DNA region contains:
- the HDAC7 gene encoding histone deacetylase 7 isoform X8 yields the protein MHSPGADGTQVSPGAHYRSPTGTGCPRPCADTPGPQPQPMDLRVGQRPPVEPPPEPTLLALQRPQRLHHHLFLAGLQQQRSVEPMRLSMDTPMPELQVGPQEQELRQLLHKDKSKRSAVASSVVKQKLAEVILKKQQAALERTVHSNSPGIPYSVPTPLKQPWHSFCRTLEPLETEGAARSMLSSFLPPVPSLPSDPPEHFPLRKTVSEPNLKLRYKPKKSLERRKNPLLRKESAPPSLRRRPAETLGDSSPSSSSTPASGCSSPNDSEHGPNPILGSEALLGQRLRLQETSLAPFALPTVSLLPAITLGLPAPARADSDRRTHPTLGPRGPILGSPHTPLFLPHGLEPEAGGTLPSRLQPILLLDPSGSHAPLLTVPGLGPLPFHFAQSLMTTERLSGSGLHWPLSRTRSEPLPPSATAPPPPGPMQPRLEQLKTHVQVIKRSAKPSEKPRLRQIPSAEDLETDGGGPGQVVDDGLEHRELSHGQPEARGPAPLQQHPQVLLWEQQRLAGRLPRGSTGDTVLLPLAQGGHRPLSRAQSSPAAPASLSAPEPASQARVLSSSETPARTLPFTTGLIYDSVMLKHQCSCGDNSRHPEHAGRIQSIWSRLQERGLRSQCECLRGRKASLEELQSVHSERHVLLYGTNPLSRLKLDNGKLAGLLAQRMFVMLPCGGVGVDTDTIWNELHSSNAARWAAGSVTDLAFKVASRELKNGFAVVRPPGHHADHSTAMGFCFFNSVAIACRQLQQQSKASKILIVDWDVHHGNGTQQTFYQDPSVLYISLHRHDDGNFFPGSGAVDEVGAGSGEGFNVNVAWTGGLDPPMGDPEYLAAFRTVVMPIAREFSPDLVLVSAGFDAAEGHPAPLGGYHVSAKCFGYMTQQLMNLAGGAVVLALEGGHDLTAICDASEACVAALLGNKVDPLSEEGWKQKPNLNAIRSLEAVIRVHSKYWGCMQRLASCPDSWVPRVPGADKEEVEAVTALASLSVGILAEDRPSEQLVEEEEPMNL from the exons ATGGGACCCAGGTGAGCCCGGGTGCCCACTATCGCAGCCCCACTGGCACAG gctgccCCAGGCCCTGTGCAGACACACCAGGCCCTCAGCCCCAGCCCATGGACCTGCGGGTGGGCCAGCGGCCCCCAGTGGAGCCCCCACCAGAGCCCACATTGCTGGCCCTGCAGCGTCCCCAGCGCCTGCACCACCACCTCTTCCTAGCAGGCCTGCAGCAGCAGCGCTCGGTGGAGCCCATGAGG CTCTCCATGGACACACCGATGCCCGAGTTGCAGGTGGGACCCCAGGAACAAGAGTTGCGGCAGCTTCTCCACAAGGACAAGAGCAAGCGAA GTGCTGTAGCCAGCAGCGTGGTCAAGCAGAAGCTGGCAGAGGTGATTCTGAAAAAACAGCAGGCAGCCCTAGAGAGAACAGTCCATTCCAACAGCCCCGGCATTCCCTACAG TGTCCCCACCCCTCTGAAGCAGCCTTGGCACTCATTCTGTAGAACCCTGGAGCCCCTGGAGACGGAAGGAGCCGCCCGCTCCATGCTCAGCAGCTTTTTGCCTCCTGTTCCCAGCCTGCCCAGTGACCCCCCAGAGCACTTCCCTCTGCGCAAGACAG TCTCTGAGCCCAACCTGAAGCTGCGCTATAAGCCCAAGAAGTCCCTGGAGCGGAGGAAGAATCCACTGCTCCGAAAGGAAAGTGCGCCCCCCAGCCTCCGGCGGCGGCCTGCAGAGACCCTCGGAG ACTCCTCCCCAAGTAGTAGCAGCACGCCTGCGTCAGGGTGCAGCTCCCCCAATGACAGCGAGCACGGCCCCAATCCCATCCTGGGCTCGGAG GCGCTCTTGGGCCAGCGGCTGCGGCTGCAGGAGACTTCTCTGGCCCCGTTCGCCTTGCCGACAGTGTCCTTGCTGCCCGCAATCACGCTGGGGCTGCCCGCCCCTGCCAGG GCTGACAGTGACCGCAGGACCCATCCGACTCTGGGCCCTCGGGGGCCGATCCTGGGGAGCCCCCACACTCCCCTCTTCCTGCCCCATGGCCTGGAGCCCGAGGCTGGGGGCACTTTGCCCTCTCGCCTGCAGCCCATTCTCCTCCTGGACCCCTCAGGCTCTCATGCCCCGCTGCTGACTG TGCCCGGGCTTGGGCCCTTGCCCTTCCACTTTGCCCAGTCCTTAATGACCACCGAGCGGCTCTCCGGGTCAGGTCTCCACTGGCCACTGAGCCGGACTCGCTCAGAGCCCCTGCCCCCCAGTGCCACCGCTCCCCCACCGCCGGGCCCCATGCAGCCCCGCCTGGAGCAACTCAAAACTCACGTCCAGGTGATCAAG aggtcAGCCAAACCGAGTGAGAAGCCCCGGCTGCGGCAGATACCTTCGGCTGAAGACCTGGAGACAGATGGTGGGGGACCGGGCCAGGTGGTAGATGATGGCCTGGAACACAGGGAGCTGAGCCATGGGCAGCCTGAGGCCAGAGGCCCTGCTCCTCTCCAGCAGCACCCCCAG GTGTTGCTCTGGGAACAGCAGCGACTGGCTGGGCGGCTCCCCCGGGGCAGCACCGGGGACACTGTGCTGCTTCCTCTGGCTCAGGGTGGGCACCGGCCTCTGTCCCGGGCTCAGTCTTCCCCAGCCGCACCTGCCTCACTGTCAGCCCCAGAACCTGCCAGCCAGGCGCGAGTCCTCTCCAGCTCAGAGACCCCTGCCAGGACCCTGCCCTTCACCACAG GGCTGATCTATGACTCGGTCATGCTGAAGCACCAGTGCTCCTGTGGTGACAACAGCAGGCACCCAGAGCACGCCGGCCGCATCCAGAGCATCTGGTCCCGGCTGCAGGAGCGGGGTCTCCGGAGCCAGTGTGAG TGTCTCCGAGGCCGGAAGGCCTCCCTGGAGGAGCTGCAGTCGGTCCACTCTGAGCGGCACGTGCTCCTCTATGGCACCAACCCGCTCAGCCGCCTCAAACTGGACAACGGGAAGCTGGCAG GGCTCCTGGCACAGCGGATGTTTGTGATGCTGCCCTGTGGTGGGGTTGGG GTGGACACTGACACCATCTGGAATGAGCTGCATTCCTCCAATGCAGCCCGCTGGGCCGCTGGCAGTGTCACTGACCTCGCCTTCAAAGTGGCTTCTCGTGAGCTGAAG AATGGTTTCGCTGTGGTGCGGCCCCCAGGACACCATGCAGATCATTCAACAGCCAT GGGCTTCTGCTTCTTCAACTCAGTGGCCATCGCCTGCCGGCAGCTGCAACAGCAGAGCAAGGCTAGCAAGATCCTCATTGTAGACTGG GACGTGCACCATGGCAACGGCACCCAGCAAACCTTCTACCAAGACCCCAGTGTGCTCTACATCTCCCTGCATCGCCATGACGATGGCAACTTCTTCCCGGGGAGTGGGGCTGTGGATGAG GTAGGGGCTGGCAGCGGTGAGGGCTTCAATGTCAATGTGGCCTGGACTGGAGGTCTGGATCCCCCCATGGGGGATCCTGAGTACCTGGCTGCTTTCAG GACAGTCGTGATGCCCATTGCCCGAGAGTTCTCTCCAGACCTAGTCCTGGTGTCTGCTGGATTTGATGCTGCTGAGGGTCACCCGGCCCCACTGGGTGGCTACCATGTTTCTGCCAAAT GTTTTGGGTACATGACGCAGCAACTGATGAACCTGGCAGGAGGTGCAGTGGTGCTGGCCTTGGAGGGTGGCCATGACCTCACAGCCATCTGTGACGCCTCTGAGGCCTGTGTGGCTGCTCTTCTGGGTAACAAG GTGGATCCCCTTTCAGAAGAAGGCTGGAAACAGAAACCCAACCTCAATGCCATCCGCTCTCTGGAGGCTGTGATCCGGGTGCACA GTAAATACTGGGGCTGCATGCAGCGCCTGGCCTCCTGTCCAGACTCCTGGGTGCCTAGAGTGCCAGGGGCTGACAAAGAAGAAGTGGAGGCA
- the HDAC7 gene encoding histone deacetylase 7 isoform X17, with amino-acid sequence MFVECLSCGCPRPCADTPGPQPQPMDLRVGQRPPVEPPPEPTLLALQRPQRLHHHLFLAGLQQQRSVEPMRLSMDTPMPELQVGPQEQELRQLLHKDKSKRSAVASSVVKQKLAEVILKKQQAALERTVHSNSPGIPYRTLEPLETEGAARSMLSSFLPPVPSLPSDPPEHFPLRKTVSEPNLKLRYKPKKSLERRKNPLLRKESAPPSLRRRPAETLGDSSPSSSSTPASGCSSPNDSEHGPNPILGSEALLGQRLRLQETSLAPFALPTVSLLPAITLGLPAPARADSDRRTHPTLGPRGPILGSPHTPLFLPHGLEPEAGGTLPSRLQPILLLDPSGSHAPLLTVPGLGPLPFHFAQSLMTTERLSGSGLHWPLSRTRSEPLPPSATAPPPPGPMQPRLEQLKTHVQVIKRSAKPSEKPRLRQIPSAEDLETDGGGPGQVVDDGLEHRELSHGQPEARGPAPLQQHPQVLLWEQQRLAGRLPRGSTGDTVLLPLAQGGHRPLSRAQSSPAAPASLSAPEPASQARVLSSSETPARTLPFTTGLIYDSVMLKHQCSCGDNSRHPEHAGRIQSIWSRLQERGLRSQCECLRGRKASLEELQSVHSERHVLLYGTNPLSRLKLDNGKLAGLLAQRMFVMLPCGGVGVDTDTIWNELHSSNAARWAAGSVTDLAFKVASRELKNGFAVVRPPGHHADHSTAMGFCFFNSVAIACRQLQQQSKASKILIVDWDVHHGNGTQQTFYQDPSVLYISLHRHDDGNFFPGSGAVDEVGAGSGEGFNVNVAWTGGLDPPMGDPEYLAAFRTVVMPIAREFSPDLVLVSAGFDAAEGHPAPLGGYHVSAKCFGYMTQQLMNLAGGAVVLALEGGHDLTAICDASEACVAALLGNKVDPLSEEGWKQKPNLNAIRSLEAVIRVHSKYWGCMQRLASCPDSWVPRVPGADKEEVEAVTALASLSVGILAEDRPSEQLVEEEEPMNL; translated from the exons ATGTTTGTGGAGTGCCTGTCATGTG gctgccCCAGGCCCTGTGCAGACACACCAGGCCCTCAGCCCCAGCCCATGGACCTGCGGGTGGGCCAGCGGCCCCCAGTGGAGCCCCCACCAGAGCCCACATTGCTGGCCCTGCAGCGTCCCCAGCGCCTGCACCACCACCTCTTCCTAGCAGGCCTGCAGCAGCAGCGCTCGGTGGAGCCCATGAGG CTCTCCATGGACACACCGATGCCCGAGTTGCAGGTGGGACCCCAGGAACAAGAGTTGCGGCAGCTTCTCCACAAGGACAAGAGCAAGCGAA GTGCTGTAGCCAGCAGCGTGGTCAAGCAGAAGCTGGCAGAGGTGATTCTGAAAAAACAGCAGGCAGCCCTAGAGAGAACAGTCCATTCCAACAGCCCCGGCATTCCCTACAG AACCCTGGAGCCCCTGGAGACGGAAGGAGCCGCCCGCTCCATGCTCAGCAGCTTTTTGCCTCCTGTTCCCAGCCTGCCCAGTGACCCCCCAGAGCACTTCCCTCTGCGCAAGACAG TCTCTGAGCCCAACCTGAAGCTGCGCTATAAGCCCAAGAAGTCCCTGGAGCGGAGGAAGAATCCACTGCTCCGAAAGGAAAGTGCGCCCCCCAGCCTCCGGCGGCGGCCTGCAGAGACCCTCGGAG ACTCCTCCCCAAGTAGTAGCAGCACGCCTGCGTCAGGGTGCAGCTCCCCCAATGACAGCGAGCACGGCCCCAATCCCATCCTGGGCTCGGAG GCGCTCTTGGGCCAGCGGCTGCGGCTGCAGGAGACTTCTCTGGCCCCGTTCGCCTTGCCGACAGTGTCCTTGCTGCCCGCAATCACGCTGGGGCTGCCCGCCCCTGCCAGG GCTGACAGTGACCGCAGGACCCATCCGACTCTGGGCCCTCGGGGGCCGATCCTGGGGAGCCCCCACACTCCCCTCTTCCTGCCCCATGGCCTGGAGCCCGAGGCTGGGGGCACTTTGCCCTCTCGCCTGCAGCCCATTCTCCTCCTGGACCCCTCAGGCTCTCATGCCCCGCTGCTGACTG TGCCCGGGCTTGGGCCCTTGCCCTTCCACTTTGCCCAGTCCTTAATGACCACCGAGCGGCTCTCCGGGTCAGGTCTCCACTGGCCACTGAGCCGGACTCGCTCAGAGCCCCTGCCCCCCAGTGCCACCGCTCCCCCACCGCCGGGCCCCATGCAGCCCCGCCTGGAGCAACTCAAAACTCACGTCCAGGTGATCAAG aggtcAGCCAAACCGAGTGAGAAGCCCCGGCTGCGGCAGATACCTTCGGCTGAAGACCTGGAGACAGATGGTGGGGGACCGGGCCAGGTGGTAGATGATGGCCTGGAACACAGGGAGCTGAGCCATGGGCAGCCTGAGGCCAGAGGCCCTGCTCCTCTCCAGCAGCACCCCCAG GTGTTGCTCTGGGAACAGCAGCGACTGGCTGGGCGGCTCCCCCGGGGCAGCACCGGGGACACTGTGCTGCTTCCTCTGGCTCAGGGTGGGCACCGGCCTCTGTCCCGGGCTCAGTCTTCCCCAGCCGCACCTGCCTCACTGTCAGCCCCAGAACCTGCCAGCCAGGCGCGAGTCCTCTCCAGCTCAGAGACCCCTGCCAGGACCCTGCCCTTCACCACAG GGCTGATCTATGACTCGGTCATGCTGAAGCACCAGTGCTCCTGTGGTGACAACAGCAGGCACCCAGAGCACGCCGGCCGCATCCAGAGCATCTGGTCCCGGCTGCAGGAGCGGGGTCTCCGGAGCCAGTGTGAG TGTCTCCGAGGCCGGAAGGCCTCCCTGGAGGAGCTGCAGTCGGTCCACTCTGAGCGGCACGTGCTCCTCTATGGCACCAACCCGCTCAGCCGCCTCAAACTGGACAACGGGAAGCTGGCAG GGCTCCTGGCACAGCGGATGTTTGTGATGCTGCCCTGTGGTGGGGTTGGG GTGGACACTGACACCATCTGGAATGAGCTGCATTCCTCCAATGCAGCCCGCTGGGCCGCTGGCAGTGTCACTGACCTCGCCTTCAAAGTGGCTTCTCGTGAGCTGAAG AATGGTTTCGCTGTGGTGCGGCCCCCAGGACACCATGCAGATCATTCAACAGCCAT GGGCTTCTGCTTCTTCAACTCAGTGGCCATCGCCTGCCGGCAGCTGCAACAGCAGAGCAAGGCTAGCAAGATCCTCATTGTAGACTGG GACGTGCACCATGGCAACGGCACCCAGCAAACCTTCTACCAAGACCCCAGTGTGCTCTACATCTCCCTGCATCGCCATGACGATGGCAACTTCTTCCCGGGGAGTGGGGCTGTGGATGAG GTAGGGGCTGGCAGCGGTGAGGGCTTCAATGTCAATGTGGCCTGGACTGGAGGTCTGGATCCCCCCATGGGGGATCCTGAGTACCTGGCTGCTTTCAG GACAGTCGTGATGCCCATTGCCCGAGAGTTCTCTCCAGACCTAGTCCTGGTGTCTGCTGGATTTGATGCTGCTGAGGGTCACCCGGCCCCACTGGGTGGCTACCATGTTTCTGCCAAAT GTTTTGGGTACATGACGCAGCAACTGATGAACCTGGCAGGAGGTGCAGTGGTGCTGGCCTTGGAGGGTGGCCATGACCTCACAGCCATCTGTGACGCCTCTGAGGCCTGTGTGGCTGCTCTTCTGGGTAACAAG GTGGATCCCCTTTCAGAAGAAGGCTGGAAACAGAAACCCAACCTCAATGCCATCCGCTCTCTGGAGGCTGTGATCCGGGTGCACA GTAAATACTGGGGCTGCATGCAGCGCCTGGCCTCCTGTCCAGACTCCTGGGTGCCTAGAGTGCCAGGGGCTGACAAAGAAGAAGTGGAGGCA
- the HDAC7 gene encoding histone deacetylase 7 isoform X9, with translation MGRGTPRVSHCARVLVGCTDGTQVSPGAHYRSPTGTGCPRPCADTPGPQPQPMDLRVGQRPPVEPPPEPTLLALQRPQRLHHHLFLAGLQQQRSVEPMRLSMDTPMPELQVGPQEQELRQLLHKDKSKRSAVASSVVKQKLAEVILKKQQAALERTVHSNSPGIPYRTLEPLETEGAARSMLSSFLPPVPSLPSDPPEHFPLRKTVSEPNLKLRYKPKKSLERRKNPLLRKESAPPSLRRRPAETLGDSSPSSSSTPASGCSSPNDSEHGPNPILGSEALLGQRLRLQETSLAPFALPTVSLLPAITLGLPAPARADSDRRTHPTLGPRGPILGSPHTPLFLPHGLEPEAGGTLPSRLQPILLLDPSGSHAPLLTVPGLGPLPFHFAQSLMTTERLSGSGLHWPLSRTRSEPLPPSATAPPPPGPMQPRLEQLKTHVQVIKRSAKPSEKPRLRQIPSAEDLETDGGGPGQVVDDGLEHRELSHGQPEARGPAPLQQHPQVLLWEQQRLAGRLPRGSTGDTVLLPLAQGGHRPLSRAQSSPAAPASLSAPEPASQARVLSSSETPARTLPFTTGLIYDSVMLKHQCSCGDNSRHPEHAGRIQSIWSRLQERGLRSQCECLRGRKASLEELQSVHSERHVLLYGTNPLSRLKLDNGKLAGLLAQRMFVMLPCGGVGVDTDTIWNELHSSNAARWAAGSVTDLAFKVASRELKNGFAVVRPPGHHADHSTAMGFCFFNSVAIACRQLQQQSKASKILIVDWDVHHGNGTQQTFYQDPSVLYISLHRHDDGNFFPGSGAVDEVGAGSGEGFNVNVAWTGGLDPPMGDPEYLAAFRTVVMPIAREFSPDLVLVSAGFDAAEGHPAPLGGYHVSAKCFGYMTQQLMNLAGGAVVLALEGGHDLTAICDASEACVAALLGNKVDPLSEEGWKQKPNLNAIRSLEAVIRVHSKYWGCMQRLASCPDSWVPRVPGADKEEVEAVTALASLSVGILAEDRPSEQLVEEEEPMNL, from the exons ATGGGACCCAGGTGAGCCCGGGTGCCCACTATCGCAGCCCCACTGGCACAG gctgccCCAGGCCCTGTGCAGACACACCAGGCCCTCAGCCCCAGCCCATGGACCTGCGGGTGGGCCAGCGGCCCCCAGTGGAGCCCCCACCAGAGCCCACATTGCTGGCCCTGCAGCGTCCCCAGCGCCTGCACCACCACCTCTTCCTAGCAGGCCTGCAGCAGCAGCGCTCGGTGGAGCCCATGAGG CTCTCCATGGACACACCGATGCCCGAGTTGCAGGTGGGACCCCAGGAACAAGAGTTGCGGCAGCTTCTCCACAAGGACAAGAGCAAGCGAA GTGCTGTAGCCAGCAGCGTGGTCAAGCAGAAGCTGGCAGAGGTGATTCTGAAAAAACAGCAGGCAGCCCTAGAGAGAACAGTCCATTCCAACAGCCCCGGCATTCCCTACAG AACCCTGGAGCCCCTGGAGACGGAAGGAGCCGCCCGCTCCATGCTCAGCAGCTTTTTGCCTCCTGTTCCCAGCCTGCCCAGTGACCCCCCAGAGCACTTCCCTCTGCGCAAGACAG TCTCTGAGCCCAACCTGAAGCTGCGCTATAAGCCCAAGAAGTCCCTGGAGCGGAGGAAGAATCCACTGCTCCGAAAGGAAAGTGCGCCCCCCAGCCTCCGGCGGCGGCCTGCAGAGACCCTCGGAG ACTCCTCCCCAAGTAGTAGCAGCACGCCTGCGTCAGGGTGCAGCTCCCCCAATGACAGCGAGCACGGCCCCAATCCCATCCTGGGCTCGGAG GCGCTCTTGGGCCAGCGGCTGCGGCTGCAGGAGACTTCTCTGGCCCCGTTCGCCTTGCCGACAGTGTCCTTGCTGCCCGCAATCACGCTGGGGCTGCCCGCCCCTGCCAGG GCTGACAGTGACCGCAGGACCCATCCGACTCTGGGCCCTCGGGGGCCGATCCTGGGGAGCCCCCACACTCCCCTCTTCCTGCCCCATGGCCTGGAGCCCGAGGCTGGGGGCACTTTGCCCTCTCGCCTGCAGCCCATTCTCCTCCTGGACCCCTCAGGCTCTCATGCCCCGCTGCTGACTG TGCCCGGGCTTGGGCCCTTGCCCTTCCACTTTGCCCAGTCCTTAATGACCACCGAGCGGCTCTCCGGGTCAGGTCTCCACTGGCCACTGAGCCGGACTCGCTCAGAGCCCCTGCCCCCCAGTGCCACCGCTCCCCCACCGCCGGGCCCCATGCAGCCCCGCCTGGAGCAACTCAAAACTCACGTCCAGGTGATCAAG aggtcAGCCAAACCGAGTGAGAAGCCCCGGCTGCGGCAGATACCTTCGGCTGAAGACCTGGAGACAGATGGTGGGGGACCGGGCCAGGTGGTAGATGATGGCCTGGAACACAGGGAGCTGAGCCATGGGCAGCCTGAGGCCAGAGGCCCTGCTCCTCTCCAGCAGCACCCCCAG GTGTTGCTCTGGGAACAGCAGCGACTGGCTGGGCGGCTCCCCCGGGGCAGCACCGGGGACACTGTGCTGCTTCCTCTGGCTCAGGGTGGGCACCGGCCTCTGTCCCGGGCTCAGTCTTCCCCAGCCGCACCTGCCTCACTGTCAGCCCCAGAACCTGCCAGCCAGGCGCGAGTCCTCTCCAGCTCAGAGACCCCTGCCAGGACCCTGCCCTTCACCACAG GGCTGATCTATGACTCGGTCATGCTGAAGCACCAGTGCTCCTGTGGTGACAACAGCAGGCACCCAGAGCACGCCGGCCGCATCCAGAGCATCTGGTCCCGGCTGCAGGAGCGGGGTCTCCGGAGCCAGTGTGAG TGTCTCCGAGGCCGGAAGGCCTCCCTGGAGGAGCTGCAGTCGGTCCACTCTGAGCGGCACGTGCTCCTCTATGGCACCAACCCGCTCAGCCGCCTCAAACTGGACAACGGGAAGCTGGCAG GGCTCCTGGCACAGCGGATGTTTGTGATGCTGCCCTGTGGTGGGGTTGGG GTGGACACTGACACCATCTGGAATGAGCTGCATTCCTCCAATGCAGCCCGCTGGGCCGCTGGCAGTGTCACTGACCTCGCCTTCAAAGTGGCTTCTCGTGAGCTGAAG AATGGTTTCGCTGTGGTGCGGCCCCCAGGACACCATGCAGATCATTCAACAGCCAT GGGCTTCTGCTTCTTCAACTCAGTGGCCATCGCCTGCCGGCAGCTGCAACAGCAGAGCAAGGCTAGCAAGATCCTCATTGTAGACTGG GACGTGCACCATGGCAACGGCACCCAGCAAACCTTCTACCAAGACCCCAGTGTGCTCTACATCTCCCTGCATCGCCATGACGATGGCAACTTCTTCCCGGGGAGTGGGGCTGTGGATGAG GTAGGGGCTGGCAGCGGTGAGGGCTTCAATGTCAATGTGGCCTGGACTGGAGGTCTGGATCCCCCCATGGGGGATCCTGAGTACCTGGCTGCTTTCAG GACAGTCGTGATGCCCATTGCCCGAGAGTTCTCTCCAGACCTAGTCCTGGTGTCTGCTGGATTTGATGCTGCTGAGGGTCACCCGGCCCCACTGGGTGGCTACCATGTTTCTGCCAAAT GTTTTGGGTACATGACGCAGCAACTGATGAACCTGGCAGGAGGTGCAGTGGTGCTGGCCTTGGAGGGTGGCCATGACCTCACAGCCATCTGTGACGCCTCTGAGGCCTGTGTGGCTGCTCTTCTGGGTAACAAG GTGGATCCCCTTTCAGAAGAAGGCTGGAAACAGAAACCCAACCTCAATGCCATCCGCTCTCTGGAGGCTGTGATCCGGGTGCACA GTAAATACTGGGGCTGCATGCAGCGCCTGGCCTCCTGTCCAGACTCCTGGGTGCCTAGAGTGCCAGGGGCTGACAAAGAAGAAGTGGAGGCA